One region of Salvia miltiorrhiza cultivar Shanhuang (shh) chromosome 3, IMPLAD_Smil_shh, whole genome shotgun sequence genomic DNA includes:
- the LOC131014377 gene encoding uncharacterized protein LOC131014377, which translates to MELDCNYEIARVAEFVCSGGFTRVALQFPDELLKDSMKVVKALRRELNSSVKLYVMADTTYGSCCVDEVGAAHIGAECVIHYGQTCLSSTSTIPALFIFDKASISPSNCARSLLDHGLKSGKPVLVLSGLEFAHAIPEIKKAVASAASSISGSTSMLELLYADLCCSVVSPSETCTSVNQIGVGGQVVHQCPADESGQTYSTGGLSWRLPQGQKMEDYLLFWIGLDNPAFANVVLTFNNCEIVRYDATEGRLVTDVSQQKKILRRRYYLVEKAKDANMIGILVGTLGAAGYLHMIHQMRELITQAGKKSYTFVMGRPNPAKLANFPECDVFINISCAQTALLDSKEFLAPIITPFEAILAFDRRSQWTGAYVMEFRDLIASTPVEREQSGEARFSFIKGGYVEDLDLQEDDEVEKNEILSLVNVTEKALQVRDEDTRSVMRSTAKSGAEYFASRSYHGLDINSTDSLPGEFLAGRSGKASGYKDEKA; encoded by the exons ATGGAGTTGGACTGTAATTACGAAATAGCCCGAGTAGCGGAGTTCGTCTGTAGTGGTGGCTTCACTAGAGTAGCTCTGCAG TTCCCGGATGAGCTATTGAAGGATTCTATGAAGGTGGTTAAAGCTCTGCGCCGGGAACTCAATTCATCAGTGAAGTTGTACGTAATGGCTGACACTACATACGGAAGCTGCTGCGTCGATGAAGTTGGGGCTGCACATATTGGTGCCGAATGCGTCATTCATTATGGCCAAACATGCCTCAGCTC GACATCAACTATTCCTGCATTATTCATTTTTGATAAAGCTTCGATCAGCCCATCGAATTGTGCAAGGAGTTTGCTCGATCATGGTCTGAAAAGTGGCAAGCCTGTTTTG GTTCTAAGTGGTCTGGAGTTTGCGCATGCAATACCAGAAATTAAAAAAGCGGTGGCTTCTGCTGCTTCAAGCATATCCGGATCCACATCCATGTTAGAACTCCTTTATGCTGATCTATGCTGTTCGGTTGTTAGCCCATCTGAGACCTGTACATCTGTAAATCAAATTGGAGTCGGTGGCCAAGTTGTACATCAATGCCCTGCTGATGAATCTGGCCAAACTTATAGTACAGGAGGTTTGAGCTGGAGACTTCCTCAAGGACAGAAAATGGAGGATTATTTGCTTTTTTGGATTGGCTTGGACAATCCAGCATTTGCAAATGTGGTGTTGACTTTCAACAACTGCGAAATAG TCAGATATGATGCAACAGAAGGTCGCTTGGTGACTGACGTATCTCAACAGAAAAAAATCCTTAGGCGTAG GTATTATCTGGTTGAGAAAGCGAAGGATGCCAACATGATTGGAATCTTGGTTGGAACACTTGGAGCAG CTGGTTATCTACATATGATTCATCAAATGAGGGAATTGATAACACAAGCTGGAAAAAAGTCGTATACTTTTGTAATGGGCAGACCAAATCCTGCAAAATTGGCCAATTTTCCTGAG TGTGACGTCTTTATTAACATATCTTGTGCACAAACAGCACTATTGGACAGTAAGGAGTTCTTAGCTCCTATAATTACTCCATTTGAAGCAATACTTGCTTTTGACAG GAGAAGTCAATGGACTGGAGCGTATGTAATGGAATTCAGAGATTTGATTGCCTCAACTCCTGTAGAAAGGGAACAATCTGGAGAAGCGCGGTTTTCTTTCATTAAGGGTGGTTATGTTGAAGATTTGGATCTGCAAG AAGATGACGAGGTAGAGAAGAATGAAATCCTTTCACTAGTGAATGTCACGGAGAAAGCTCTGCAAGTGCGAGATGAAGACACCCGATCGGTCATGAGGAGTACAGCTAAGTCGGGGGCTGAATATTTTGCGAGCAGATCATATCACGGTCTAGATATAAACAGCACTGATTCACTCCCTGGGGAATTTTTGGCTGGGAGAAGTGGGAAGGCTTCTGGATACAAGGACGAGAAGGCATGA
- the LOC131018989 gene encoding protein FAR1-RELATED SEQUENCE 5-like: protein MVLDLNVPAGIDELEYYNNIVNDDAIDWGMNNVRAEDFSAYGFETEENVNVEDVDVNEDVVNEEEENVEAVESEFLVDGEDVANEDVNLSSRELEDKLSPGCLVDGVDEAFLLYCAYAKMTGFSVRRGNEEKFRRTKILRMKTFVCSCRGSTPSSHIDGRLPVYKKQTTRSNCQALLRVARVEGGPWKKSMLEALTSAGIPINRACRFMENESGGLENAKFIRKDAYHHMDNVRKKSKMTDGDATALMQYFVDKSNKEPFFYWNMQKDDDGRLMNLFYRDSRSGLDYEYFGDVLSVDTTYKTNKYDLICAPFNCMFGLAFLSDETTETFEWLFSTFLESMNGKQPEVIFSYQCQALMNAIDSQFKGAAHRLCQLHINQNAPSHFGSLNGNSEFKRAWNHCMNWCESEEEFESLWTKMTGDYGLTEHRWFASMYKLRQRWASVFTNSRFSAGLHATSRSEVTNRVLKDLSRRSGSLFEFVLNYEQIQKDWRVKERADDVFCIGMPGQFVEHNPLVVAAAKFFTRAVFVSYEFEANHSLNVSIVENPTEADQQQLCFIVKTSTSVNRT from the exons ATGGTGTTAGATTTGAATGTGCCGGCTGGAATAGATGAATTGgaatattacaataatattgTCAATGATGATGCAATAGACTGGGGTATGAATAATGTTCGTGCTGAGGATTTTTCAGCATATGGGTTTGAAACGGAAGAAAATGTGAATGTAGAAGATGTAGATGTGAATGAAGACGTTGtgaatgaagaagaagagaatgTTGAAGCTGTGGAATCTGAGTTTCTCGTCGATGGTGAAGATGTGGCGAATGAAGATGTTAATTTGTCATCTAGAGAGTTAGAGGACAAATTATCACCTGGGTGTTTAGTTGATGGGGTCGATGAGGCTTTTTTGTTATATTGTGCATATGCCAAAATGACTGGATTCAGTGTAAGGAGAGGGAACGAAGAAAAATTTAGGCGGACAAAAATATTGCGTATGAAGACATTTGTATGTAGTTGTCGCGGTTCGACACCTAGTAGTCACATTGATGGTCGTTTACCTgtatataaaaagcaaacaaCTCGGTCCAACTGTCAAGCCCTTTTGAGGGTTGCTCGTGTTGAGGGAGGGCCGTGGAAG AAGTCTATGTTGGAGGCTTTAACTTCAGCCGGCATACCAATAAACCGGGCTTGTCGTTTCATGGAAAATGAATCTGGTGGCCTTGAAAACGCCAAATTTATTCGTAAAGATGCTTACCATCATATGGACAATGTTAGAAAAAAGTCTAAGATGACGGATGGAGATGCAACGGCTCTGATGCAGTACTTTGTTGACAAGTCGAACAAAGAGCCTTTTTTCTACTGGAATATGCAAAAGGATGATGATGGTCGACTTATGAATTTATTCTACCGTGATTCTCGTAGTGGCCTTGATTACGAGTATTTTGGTGATGTGCTATCCGTTGACACAACCTACAAGACGAACAAATATGATCTTATTTGTGCTCCCTTT AATTGCATGTTTGGGTTGGCTTTCCTTTCTGACGAGACAACGGAGACATTTGAATGGTTGTTTTCAACCTTTCTCGAGTCGATGAATGGAAAGCAACCGGAAGTTATATTCTCCTATCAATGTCAAGCTTTGATGAATGCTATTGATTCTCAATTCAAAGGCGCGGCTCATCGCCTATGTCAATTGCATATCAATCAAAATGCCCCTTCTCACTTTGGGTCCTTGAATGGTAACAGTGAGTTCAAGAGAGCTTGGAATCATTGCATGAATTGGTGCGAGAGCGAGGAAGAATTTGAAAGCTTGTGGACAAAAATGACTGGAGATTATGGATTGACTGAGCATCGGTGGTTTGCAAGTATGTACAAATTGCGTCAGAGATGGGCTTCTGTTTTCACTAACTCTCGTTTTTCTGCCGGATTACATGCTACTTCGCGAAGTGAAGTAACGAACAGGGTTTTGAAGGATTTGAGTAGAAGAAGTGGCTCGTTATTTGAATTTGTCCTCAATTACGAACAAATTCAAAAGGATTGGCGGGTCAAAGAAAGAGCGGACGATGTTTTTTGTATTGGGATGCCCGGACAATTTGTTGAGCACAATCCACTGGTGGTGGCAGCAGCAAAATTCTTTACACGAGCCGTTTTTGTTTCGTATGAGTTCGAGGCCAATCACTCATTGAATGTGAGCATCGTTGAAAATCCTACGGAGGCCGACCAACAACAGTTATGTTTTATTGTGAAAACGAGTACATCTGTAAATCGGACATGA